From one Rosa rugosa chromosome 4, drRosRugo1.1, whole genome shotgun sequence genomic stretch:
- the LOC133746467 gene encoding dehydration-responsive element-binding protein 1E-like has translation MNSSYQLSNSNQQSLESVSSINKPESSSLSDTSFTTHCDEAVILASSRPKKRAGRRVFKETRHPVYRGVRRRNNNKWVCEVREPNKKTRIWLGTYPTVEMAARAHDVAALALRGKQACLNFADSAWRLPVPASKDQLDICRSAAEAAQTFRPEEFGGVSSSCDDNEMEHENEKIEMDSEKKNDGFYEDEEREHENEKKNDGFYEDEEALFDMPRLLTCMAECPLLSPPRHYLDGINWADYQVESESNFSLWSF, from the coding sequence ATGAACTCCAGTTACCAGCTCTCAAACTCCAACCAGCAAAGCCTCGAATCAGTCTCCTCCATCAACAAGCCCGAGTCGTCTTCCTTATCTGACACGAGCTTCACGACTCATTGCGACGAAGCGGTGATACTTGCTTCGAGCAGGCCGAAGAAGCGAGCCGGTAGGCGAGTGTTCAAGGAGACTCGCCACCCGGTCTACCGCGGCGTGAGGCGCAGGAACAATAACAAGTGGGTGTGCGAGGTTAGGGAGCCGAACAAAAAGACCAGAATTTGGCTGGGGACGTACCCGACTGTTGAGATGGCCGCTCGGGCGCACGATGTGGCGGCATTGGCCCTTAGGGGGAAGCAGGCATGCCTCAATTTCGCTGATTCGGCTTGGCGGTTGCCCGTTCCGGCTTCCAAAGACCAGCTCGACATTTGCAGGTCCGCCGCCGAGGCTGCTCAGACATTTCGGCCTGAGGAATTCGGCGGCGTCTCAAGCAGCTGCGACGACAACGAGATGGAACATGAGAATGAGAAAATTGAGATGGACAGCGAGAAGAAGAATGATGGCTTCTACGAGGACGAGGAGAGGGAACACGAGAATGAGAAGAAGAACGACGGCTTCTACGAGGATGAAGAGGCGCTCTTCGACATGCCCAGATTGCTGACTTGCATGGCGGAGTGTCCACTGCTCTCTCCGCCTCGTCATTACTTGGACGGTATCAACTGGGCAGACTATCAGGTGGAAAGCGAGTCAAATTTCAGCTTGTGGAGCTTCTAA